Proteins from a single region of Amycolatopsis sp. CA-230715:
- a CDS encoding alpha-E domain-containing protein, translated as MLARNAESLYWIGRYVERADDTARILNVSVHQLLEDATVDPDHASRQLLAVLGIQPGGIGEDQLDLWKLTELVAYSKENASSIVGSINSARENTRGAREVVSTELWECLNATWNAVPDRQRYARRAGPHAFLSFVEERAAMFAGLADSTMSRDDGWLFMVLGRSVERADMVIRLLLSRVQDRASSPGWMTVLRSAGAQDTYLRTYRGALDAGRVVQFMLRDTLFPRSVFHALRQAEDCLNQLDPALNSRGNEKAEALRLLGRARSELEFLRPSDLLEDLPRRLGELQQAISEIGEAVSVQYFNTSPWVAWRGAEVSM; from the coding sequence GTGCTCGCACGCAACGCCGAATCGCTGTACTGGATCGGCCGCTACGTGGAACGCGCGGACGACACCGCGCGGATCCTCAACGTCTCCGTGCACCAGCTGCTGGAGGACGCGACCGTCGACCCGGACCACGCCAGCCGCCAGCTCCTCGCGGTGCTCGGCATCCAGCCGGGCGGCATCGGGGAGGACCAGCTCGACCTGTGGAAGCTGACCGAGCTGGTGGCGTACTCGAAGGAGAACGCCAGCTCGATCGTCGGCTCGATCAACTCCGCGCGCGAGAACACGCGCGGCGCCCGCGAGGTCGTCTCGACGGAGCTGTGGGAGTGCCTGAACGCGACCTGGAACGCGGTGCCGGACCGCCAGCGCTACGCGCGCAGGGCGGGCCCGCACGCGTTCCTGTCCTTTGTGGAGGAACGGGCGGCGATGTTCGCCGGGCTCGCGGACTCGACCATGAGCCGCGACGACGGCTGGCTGTTCATGGTGCTCGGGCGTTCGGTGGAGCGGGCGGACATGGTGATCCGGCTGCTGCTCTCGCGGGTCCAGGACCGCGCGTCTTCGCCGGGGTGGATGACCGTGCTGCGCTCGGCGGGCGCGCAGGACACCTACCTGCGCACCTATCGCGGCGCGCTCGACGCGGGCCGGGTCGTGCAGTTCATGTTGCGCGACACGCTGTTCCCGCGCTCGGTGTTCCACGCGCTGCGGCAGGCCGAGGACTGCCTGAACCAGCTCGACCCGGCGCTCAACAGCCGCGGCAACGAAAAGGCGGAAGCGCTGCGCCTGCTCGGCCGCGCGCGCAGCGAGCTGGAGTTCCTGCGGCCGTCGGATCTCCTGGAGGATCTGCCGCGGCGGCTCGGTGAGCTGCAGCAGGCGATCAGTGAGATCGGCGAGGCCGTTTCGGTGCAGTACTTCAACACCTCGCCCTGGGTGGCGTGGCGAGGCGCGGAGGTGTCGATGTGA
- a CDS encoding TetR/AcrR family transcriptional regulator codes for MTFMTTEPSTYHRRVAEQKRAAIIEAATRLFLDAGYAGTSLAKVAEAAEVSKATLFKQFPTKAALFDAIVTESWKVEDEGDLRPPKGDLRAGLTAIGRRYVALLTRPGVAALFRIVIAELPRFPELGEAHFERGKMPYFDSVRRYLDTENALGTAKLDDTELAATQFLGMISNYVFWPRMLLMNWAPDDASMSHVVDEAVLMMEARYGVTTKRHGGG; via the coding sequence ATGACGTTCATGACGACGGAGCCTTCGACCTACCACCGGCGCGTCGCCGAGCAGAAGCGGGCAGCCATCATCGAGGCGGCCACCCGGCTGTTCCTCGACGCCGGGTACGCCGGCACGTCATTGGCCAAGGTCGCCGAGGCAGCCGAGGTGTCGAAGGCGACTCTGTTCAAGCAGTTCCCGACCAAGGCGGCGCTGTTCGACGCGATCGTGACGGAGTCATGGAAGGTCGAGGACGAAGGCGACCTCCGCCCACCGAAGGGCGACCTGCGGGCGGGCCTGACGGCGATCGGCCGCCGGTACGTCGCCCTCCTCACCCGGCCCGGCGTGGCCGCCCTGTTCCGCATCGTCATCGCCGAACTGCCGCGCTTCCCCGAGTTGGGCGAGGCTCACTTCGAGCGCGGCAAGATGCCCTACTTCGACTCGGTGCGCCGCTATCTCGACACCGAGAACGCACTGGGAACGGCCAAGCTGGACGACACGGAGCTGGCGGCGACCCAGTTCCTCGGAATGATCTCCAACTACGTCTTCTGGCCCCGGATGCTGCTCATGAACTGGGCTCCCGACGACGCATCGATGTCACACGTCGTGGACGAGGCCGTACTGATGATGGAAGCCAGATACGGCGTTACGACCAAGCGGCACGGCGGCGGGTGA
- a CDS encoding SDR family NAD(P)-dependent oxidoreductase, with amino-acid sequence MGRFDNHTVLVTGGTGGQGASHVRAYHEEGANVVIAALSEGPGKELAAELGERALFVRLDVTDEDAWAAVVTETERHFGPIAVLANNAGVQNPAVPIEVIERRVWDRVLGVNLTGTFLGIKAVTPSLRRNGGGAIVNIASTMAHAGTSLYAPYVASKWALRGLTRTAALELGRDGIRVNSIHPGVISTPLITESIAGQPPIAEFYSPEPYAIPRMGTPADITALLLYVTSADASFVTGSEFVADGGLLLGPALRPGTTAA; translated from the coding sequence ATGGGACGCTTCGACAACCACACCGTTCTCGTCACCGGCGGCACTGGCGGGCAGGGTGCCAGCCACGTCCGGGCCTATCACGAGGAGGGGGCGAACGTCGTCATCGCCGCGCTCTCCGAAGGGCCGGGCAAAGAACTCGCCGCCGAACTCGGCGAGCGGGCACTGTTCGTCCGCCTGGACGTCACCGATGAGGACGCCTGGGCCGCGGTGGTCACCGAGACCGAACGCCATTTCGGGCCGATCGCGGTGCTGGCCAACAACGCCGGCGTGCAGAACCCCGCGGTGCCGATCGAGGTGATCGAACGGCGGGTCTGGGACCGCGTTCTCGGCGTCAACCTCACCGGCACGTTCCTCGGTATCAAGGCCGTGACCCCGTCACTGCGCCGCAACGGCGGCGGAGCGATCGTCAACATCGCCTCCACGATGGCCCACGCCGGCACCTCGCTCTACGCGCCCTACGTCGCCAGCAAGTGGGCGCTGCGCGGGCTCACCAGGACCGCCGCGCTCGAGCTGGGCCGGGACGGCATCCGGGTCAACTCCATCCACCCCGGCGTCATCTCCACCCCGTTGATCACCGAGTCGATCGCGGGCCAGCCGCCCATCGCCGAGTTCTACTCGCCAGAGCCGTACGCCATCCCGCGGATGGGAACCCCGGCCGACATCACCGCACTGCTCCTCTACGTCACCTCGGCCGACGCCTCGTTCGTCACGGGCTCGGAGTTCGTCGCGGACGGCGGGCTCCTACTCGGCCCCGCCCTGCGGCCCGGCACAACGGCGGCGTGA
- a CDS encoding DUF2079 domain-containing protein translates to MLQGRQQTEAYLSRGALIIALLPAGAALLQAVRAPKLNVLLDYWYVLAKITDDAGSLLPGMLFSYHLDQPFVVPALLFWADAGLFGGDNRVLTLLTFLLMAASVVLLALMVPKSYEVTRRAALLAAFAFLLLSPHGTELWVQGTNGISWVPALFFLVLGVFLAHRGRFWPSLAAAALGCFCFSVAFPAWFAIALVGLLRRDRPFRIVLPSALGVATLVFWFLTKPGDAHSLASTDFDLGRRLLAVTEALGSVWSPGSRPVAVVAGVIVLAALVVLGVRTRDAERAGWLGIGLSAIALALMVGLGRTSAAIDVGLISRYSVISALATCAVFALAAPLVRGGAVLAVALVTGLATYLTGSAVKDQVNSAYGQLGVVAPALRVEAPDALRALNIEPGVVPAAKALGTYPFTDGFTLGCGGHELGSRIDLAALPPAAGKIDDRAPLLRGWTSPHPDCVLVTDQGGTVVGGGMASIARTDSEAAAHDPNAGWRAVARPGVTAPVIVVSSAGRLYRLGGQ, encoded by the coding sequence ATGCTCCAAGGGCGGCAACAGACCGAGGCGTACCTGAGCCGAGGGGCTCTGATCATCGCCCTCCTTCCGGCGGGTGCCGCACTGCTCCAGGCGGTGCGCGCGCCGAAGCTGAACGTGCTACTCGACTACTGGTACGTCCTGGCGAAGATCACCGACGACGCGGGCTCGCTGCTGCCCGGCATGCTGTTCAGCTACCACCTCGACCAGCCGTTCGTGGTGCCCGCGCTGCTGTTCTGGGCGGACGCGGGCCTGTTCGGCGGCGACAACCGCGTGCTGACGCTGCTGACGTTCCTGCTGATGGCGGCGTCGGTGGTGCTGCTCGCGCTGATGGTGCCGAAGTCGTACGAGGTGACCAGGCGCGCGGCGCTGCTCGCGGCGTTCGCGTTCCTGCTGCTCTCGCCGCACGGCACCGAGCTGTGGGTGCAGGGCACGAACGGGATCAGCTGGGTGCCCGCGCTGTTCTTCCTGGTGCTCGGCGTGTTCCTGGCGCACCGCGGCCGGTTCTGGCCCTCGCTCGCCGCGGCGGCGCTCGGCTGCTTCTGCTTCAGCGTGGCGTTCCCCGCGTGGTTCGCGATCGCGCTGGTCGGGCTCCTCCGCCGCGACCGTCCATTTCGGATCGTCCTGCCCTCGGCGCTCGGCGTGGCGACGCTGGTGTTCTGGTTCCTGACGAAACCGGGCGACGCGCACTCCTTGGCCAGCACCGATTTCGACCTCGGCCGCAGGCTGCTCGCGGTCACCGAGGCGCTCGGCTCGGTGTGGTCACCTGGCTCGCGGCCGGTCGCGGTGGTCGCCGGGGTGATCGTGCTCGCCGCGCTCGTCGTGCTGGGGGTGCGCACGCGCGACGCCGAGCGGGCGGGCTGGCTCGGCATCGGGCTGAGCGCGATCGCGCTGGCGCTGATGGTCGGGCTGGGCCGCACGAGCGCCGCGATCGACGTCGGCCTGATCAGCCGCTATTCGGTGATCTCCGCGCTCGCCACCTGCGCGGTGTTCGCGCTGGCCGCCCCGCTCGTCCGTGGCGGCGCCGTGCTCGCCGTCGCGCTCGTCACCGGGCTGGCCACCTACCTGACCGGGTCCGCGGTGAAGGACCAGGTCAACTCCGCCTACGGCCAGCTCGGCGTGGTCGCGCCCGCGCTCCGCGTCGAGGCTCCCGACGCGTTGCGCGCGCTGAACATCGAACCGGGCGTGGTGCCCGCGGCGAAAGCGCTCGGCACCTACCCGTTCACCGACGGCTTCACGCTCGGCTGCGGCGGCCACGAGCTGGGCAGCAGGATCGACCTCGCCGCGCTGCCGCCCGCGGCCGGGAAGATCGACGACCGCGCGCCGCTGCTGCGCGGCTGGACGTCACCGCATCCCGACTGCGTGCTGGTGACCGATCAAGGCGGCACCGTGGTCGGCGGCGGGATGGCCTCGATCGCCAGGACGGACAGCGAGGCCGCCGCGCACGACCCGAACGCGGGATGGCGCGCCGTCGCGCGGCCGGGTGTGACCGCCCCGGTGATCGTCGTGTCCTCCGCTGGACGGCTCTACCGGCTGGGAGGCCAATAG
- a CDS encoding FecCD family ABC transporter permease, whose product MNRRSLFSIAALVLVMLAVGVLSIGTGEFQLSFGDVLKTLAGNGTKAQYLVVTDRLPRALVGVLVGAALGLAGSVFQTLTRNPLGSPDIIGFTTGSATGGVATILVLGGSPVLIAGGALVGGLLTAGVVALFAAPRGLQSSRIVLLGIALSAVLAGINSYLLSRATTDGAGQATVWLVGNLAGRDWGYFAPLAVALLLLTPAVAALSRPLRMLEMGDDTSIGIGVPVQRVRPALFVLSVALVAVATAAAGPIPFVALCAPQLVKRLTRTPGPNLIASMCMGALLVVCADYAGQRLLAASLLPVGVVAAALGGLYLIFFLVTRRRAAWS is encoded by the coding sequence ATGAACCGCAGGTCCTTGTTTTCGATCGCGGCGCTGGTGCTCGTGATGCTCGCGGTCGGCGTGCTGTCGATCGGCACCGGCGAGTTCCAGCTGAGCTTCGGCGACGTGCTGAAAACGTTGGCGGGCAACGGAACCAAGGCCCAGTACCTGGTGGTCACCGACCGGCTGCCGCGCGCGCTCGTCGGTGTCCTCGTCGGTGCCGCGCTCGGCCTCGCGGGCTCGGTTTTCCAGACGCTGACCCGGAATCCGCTCGGCAGCCCCGACATCATCGGGTTCACCACCGGTTCGGCCACCGGCGGCGTCGCGACGATCCTGGTGCTCGGCGGCTCCCCCGTGCTCATCGCGGGCGGCGCGCTCGTCGGCGGGCTGCTCACCGCCGGGGTGGTCGCGCTGTTCGCCGCGCCGCGCGGGTTGCAGAGCAGCCGGATCGTGCTGCTCGGGATCGCGCTGAGCGCCGTGCTGGCCGGGATCAACTCCTACCTGCTCAGCCGCGCCACCACGGACGGCGCCGGGCAGGCCACGGTGTGGCTCGTCGGCAACCTCGCGGGCCGCGACTGGGGCTACTTCGCTCCGCTCGCGGTCGCGCTCCTCTTGCTGACGCCCGCCGTCGCGGCCCTTTCGCGCCCGCTGCGGATGCTCGAAATGGGCGACGACACGTCCATCGGCATCGGCGTCCCGGTCCAGCGCGTGCGGCCCGCGTTGTTCGTGCTGTCGGTCGCGCTGGTCGCGGTGGCCACCGCCGCGGCGGGCCCGATCCCGTTCGTGGCACTGTGCGCGCCGCAGCTCGTCAAGCGGCTGACCCGCACGCCGGGCCCCAACCTGATCGCGTCGATGTGCATGGGCGCGCTGCTCGTGGTGTGCGCGGACTATGCGGGACAACGACTTCTGGCCGCGTCGCTGCTCCCGGTCGGCGTGGTCGCGGCCGCACTGGGCGGGCTGTACCTGATTTTCTTCCTCGTCACCCGCCGCCGTGCCGCTTGGTCGTAA
- a CDS encoding transglutaminase family protein: MTAVSEPSSNEAARSWQVRVVHSTGYHYARPATQSYNEARLTPRSDRRQNVLATRVETTPATRAYRYTDYWGAVVTSFDLHAPHTAFTVLATSVVETSDAAEPIRDVTWTDLRGDAVIDEHTEFLTPTKYTPRDRELATVARELRKGKEPADAVLAISDWVHDQLTYRPGSTGVHSTATDAWKAREGVCQDYAHVTLVMLRSVGIPARYVSGYLHTRPEAKLGETVEGESHAWVDAWTGGWWAHDPTNAIPVGPRHVWVATGRDYADVAPLKGIFTGGGKSTLDVKVQLTRLA, from the coding sequence GTGACCGCCGTCAGCGAACCGTCTTCGAACGAAGCCGCCCGGAGCTGGCAGGTGCGCGTGGTGCACAGCACCGGCTACCACTACGCGCGCCCCGCGACCCAGTCGTACAACGAGGCGAGGCTGACCCCGCGCTCGGACCGGCGCCAGAACGTGCTCGCGACGCGCGTCGAAACGACACCCGCGACCAGGGCCTACCGGTACACGGATTATTGGGGCGCCGTGGTCACCTCCTTCGACCTGCACGCGCCGCACACCGCGTTCACCGTGCTGGCGACCTCGGTGGTGGAAACCTCCGACGCCGCCGAGCCGATCCGGGACGTCACCTGGACCGACCTGCGCGGCGACGCCGTGATCGACGAGCACACCGAGTTTTTGACCCCCACGAAGTACACGCCGCGCGACCGCGAACTCGCCACCGTCGCGCGAGAACTGCGCAAGGGCAAGGAACCGGCGGACGCGGTGCTCGCGATCTCGGACTGGGTGCACGACCAGCTGACCTACCGCCCCGGCAGCACCGGCGTGCACAGCACCGCGACCGACGCCTGGAAGGCCCGCGAAGGCGTCTGCCAGGACTACGCGCACGTGACACTGGTGATGCTGCGCTCGGTCGGCATCCCGGCGCGCTACGTCTCCGGCTACCTGCACACCCGCCCCGAAGCGAAGCTCGGCGAAACCGTCGAAGGCGAAAGCCACGCCTGGGTCGACGCGTGGACCGGCGGCTGGTGGGCGCACGACCCGACGAACGCGATCCCGGTCGGCCCGCGGCACGTGTGGGTCGCGACCGGGCGGGACTACGCGGACGTGGCCCCGCTGAAGGGGATCTTCACCGGCGGGGGAAAGTCCACTTTGGACGTGAAGGTCCAACTGACCCGGCTCGCGTGA
- a CDS encoding circularly permuted type 2 ATP-grasp protein has protein sequence MSAMNSTSSSPRLPPSGRRARAARTRRNGKPGAQFDGYLAPQRPHAGAYDEMFAPDGTVRPPYRALYESIAGLDNSDLNNRSAALDRAMVDQGITFSLSGQERPFPLDLVPRVVAAAEWTKLERGVAQRVRALEAFLADVYGDAQILQDGIVPRRLITSCAHFQREAVGVNPPNGVRIHVSGVDLVRDEEGTFRVLEDNLRNPSGVSYVMENRRTMARVFPDLFVQHRVRPVGDYAAHLLRALRAAAAPNVADPTVVVLTPGVHNSAYFEHSLLARLMGVELVEGRDMFCRDNVVYLRTTEGERPVDVVYRRIDDEFLDPVHYRPDSVLGVAGILNAARAGNVVIANAVGNGVGDDKLVYTYVPDFVKYYLNEKPLLPNVDTYRCWLPDELDHVLSHLDELVVKPVEGSGGYGIVFGPEASPAELAALRRKVKANRRGWIAQPVVQLSTVPSKVDDWLAPRHVDLRPFAVNDGKEIFVLPGGLTRVALPEGSLVVNSSQGGGSKDTWVLAARSSSAERELEQPALAPSSVDGRAAEQGPELTTDQQQQQQQ, from the coding sequence ATGTCGGCCATGAACAGCACCTCGTCTTCGCCCCGGCTGCCGCCGTCGGGACGCCGTGCGCGGGCGGCGCGGACGCGGCGCAACGGGAAACCGGGCGCGCAGTTCGACGGCTACCTCGCGCCGCAACGCCCGCACGCCGGTGCCTACGACGAGATGTTCGCCCCGGACGGCACCGTGCGCCCGCCCTACCGCGCGCTCTACGAATCGATCGCGGGACTCGACAACTCGGACCTGAACAACCGGTCCGCGGCGCTCGACCGCGCGATGGTCGACCAGGGCATCACGTTTTCGCTGTCGGGCCAGGAGCGGCCGTTCCCGCTCGACCTGGTGCCGAGGGTGGTCGCCGCCGCCGAATGGACGAAGCTCGAACGCGGTGTGGCGCAACGGGTTCGCGCGCTGGAGGCGTTCCTCGCCGACGTGTACGGTGACGCGCAGATCCTGCAGGACGGGATCGTGCCGCGCCGCCTGATCACCTCGTGCGCGCACTTCCAGCGCGAGGCGGTCGGCGTCAACCCGCCGAACGGGGTGCGCATCCACGTCTCCGGCGTCGACCTCGTGCGCGACGAGGAGGGCACGTTCCGCGTGCTGGAGGACAACCTCCGCAACCCGTCCGGGGTCTCGTACGTGATGGAGAACCGGCGCACGATGGCGCGCGTGTTCCCCGATTTGTTCGTGCAGCACCGGGTTCGGCCCGTCGGCGACTACGCGGCGCACCTGCTGCGGGCGCTGCGCGCGGCGGCGGCGCCGAACGTCGCCGACCCGACCGTGGTGGTGCTGACGCCCGGCGTGCACAACTCGGCGTACTTCGAGCATTCGCTGCTGGCGCGGCTGATGGGCGTGGAGCTGGTCGAAGGCCGCGACATGTTCTGCCGAGACAACGTGGTCTACCTGCGCACCACCGAGGGCGAGCGCCCGGTCGACGTGGTGTACCGGCGCATCGACGACGAGTTCCTCGATCCGGTGCACTACCGGCCGGACTCGGTGCTCGGCGTCGCGGGCATCCTCAACGCGGCGCGCGCGGGCAACGTGGTGATCGCGAACGCGGTCGGCAACGGCGTCGGTGACGACAAGCTGGTCTACACCTACGTGCCGGACTTCGTGAAGTACTACCTGAACGAAAAGCCGCTGCTGCCCAATGTGGACACCTACCGGTGCTGGCTGCCGGACGAGCTGGACCACGTCCTGTCCCATTTGGACGAGCTGGTGGTCAAGCCGGTGGAGGGCTCCGGCGGCTACGGCATCGTGTTCGGCCCGGAAGCCTCGCCAGCCGAGCTGGCCGCGTTGCGCCGCAAGGTGAAGGCGAACCGGCGCGGGTGGATCGCGCAGCCCGTGGTGCAGCTATCCACCGTCCCGTCCAAAGTGGACGACTGGCTGGCGCCGAGGCACGTCGACCTCCGCCCGTTCGCGGTCAACGACGGCAAGGAGATCTTCGTGCTGCCCGGCGGGCTCACCAGGGTCGCGCTGCCGGAGGGCAGCCTCGTGGTGAACTCCTCGCAGGGCGGCGGTTCCAAGGACACCTGGGTGCTCGCCGCGCGCTCGTCGAGCGCGGAACGCGAACTGGAGCAGCCGGCGCTCGCTCCGTCCAGTGTGGACGGACGGGCGGCCGAGCAGGGGCCCGAGCTGACCACCGACCAGCAACAACAACAGCAGCAATAG